From a region of the Catharus ustulatus isolate bCatUst1 chromosome 11, bCatUst1.pri.v2, whole genome shotgun sequence genome:
- the LOC117001653 gene encoding cytochrome b-245 light chain isoform X2: protein MLSPRMALMSLGLIPSPRTGLTQSLRAIPVPPCPRRGPGSVSCPRGGVASGERGVVNAKGAWPSVVPPQPPSGSGPPSGAEPARAEPSGAGSSRRRSGRFGCAMGQIEWAMWANEQALAAGLILLTGGIVAVAGQFKGWYFAAYSIAAGVLVCLLEYPRSKRKKGSTMERCGQKYLTAVVKLFGPLTRNYYIRAILHAALAVPAGFLLSTILGTVCLGIASGIYLLAAVRGEEWRPIEQKPRERPQVGGTIKQPPSNPPPRPPPDARKKQPEVGGQVNPIPVEVE, encoded by the exons ATGCTGTCCCCCCGCATGGCCCTGATGTCCCTGGGGCTCATCCCATCCCCCCGAACCGGGCTGACCCAGTCCCTCCGcgccatccctgtccccccatgtccccggCGTGGCCCGGGCTCGGTGTCGTGTCCCCGCGGGGGCGTGGCCAGCGGAGAAAGGGGCGTGGTTAACGCGAAGGGGGCGTGGCCTTCGGTGGTACCGCCGCAGCCGCCTTCCGGGTCGGGACCGCCGAGCGGAGCCGAACCCGCTcgggccgagccgagcggaGCCGGGAGCAGCCGAAGGCGCTCGGGCCGGTTCGGCTGCGCCATGGGGCAGATCGAGTGGGCCATGTGGGCGAACGAGCAGGCGCTCGCCGCCGGGCTCA tCCTGCTGACGGGCGGGATCGTGGCCGTGGCGGGGCAGTTCAAGGGCTGGTACTTCGCGGCGTACTCCAT CGCCGCAGGTGTCCTGGTCTGCCTGCTCGAGTATCCCAGGAGCAAGCGGAAAAAGGGCTCCACCATGGAGAGGTG tGGTCAGAAGTACCTGACGGCCGTGGTGAAGCTGTTTGGGCCCCTCACCAGGAATTATTACATCCGAGCCATCCTCCACGCTGC cctggctgtccctgctggttTCCTGCTCTCCACCATCCTGGGCACCGTCTGCCTGGGCATCGCCAGCGGCATCTACCTGCTG gctgcagttcgAGGGGAGGAGTGGAGACCCATCGAGCAGAAGCCCCGGGAGCGGCCACAAGTGGGGGGCACCATCAAGCAGCCCCCCAGCAaccccccgccccggcccccgcccgaCGCCCGCAAGAAGCAGCCGGAGGTGGGGGGGCAGGTGAACCCCATCCCTGTGGAGGTGGAATAA
- the LOC117001653 gene encoding elastin isoform X1: MSRFGAVSQFGGCVPVWGLCPGLGFVSLLGIVSRFGGSVPVWGLCPGLGVVSRFGGCVPVRGFCPGLGVVSRFGGSVPVWGLCPGSGVVSRFGGCVPVRGLCPGLGFYPALGVMSRFGGCVPVWGLCPGLEVMSRFRGYVPVWGLCPGLGVMSRFGVVSRFRGCVPVWGLCPGSGAVSCPGLCPSSGVMSRFGVVSCPGPCPGVTPPSRCDPSLPPAVPAVLLTGGIVAVAGQFKGWYFAAYSIAAGVLVCLLEYPRSKRKKGSTMERCGQKYLTAVVKLFGPLTRNYYIRAILHAALAVPAGFLLSTILGTVCLGIASGIYLLAAVRGEEWRPIEQKPRERPQVGGTIKQPPSNPPPRPPPDARKKQPEVGGQVNPIPVEVE, translated from the exons ATGTCCCggtttggggctgtgtcccagtttgggggctGTGTCCCGGTTTGGGGGTTGTGTCCCGGTTTAGGGTTTGTATCCCTGTTGGGGATTGTGTCCCGCTTTGGGGGTTCTGTCCCGGTTTGGGGATTGTGTCCCGGTTTAGGGGTTGTGTCCCGGTTTGGGGGTTGTGTCCCGGTTCGGGGGTTCTGTCCCGGTTTGGGGGTTGTGTCCCGGTTCGGGGGTTCTGTCCCGGTTTGGGGATTGTGTCCCGGTTCGGGGGTTGTGTCCCGGTTCGGGGGCTGTGTCCCGGTTCGGGGGTTGTGTCCCGGTTTGGGGTTTTATCCCGCTTTGGGGGTTATGTCCCGGTttgggggctgtgtccctgtttGGGGGTTGTGTCCCGGTTTGGAAGTTATGTCCCGGTTTAGGGGTTATGTCCCGGTTTGGGGGTTATGTCCCGGTTTGGGGGTTATGTCCCGGTTCGGGGTTGTGTCCCGGTTCAGGGGCTGTGTCCCGGTTTGGGGGCTGTGTCCCGGTTCAggggctgtgtcctgccccGGGCTGTGTCCCAGTTCGGGGGTTATGTCCCGGTTTGGGGTTGTGTCCTGCCCCGGGCCGTGTCCCGGTGTGACCCCTCCCTCCCGGTGTgacccctccctccctcccgctgtccccgcagtCCTGCTGACGGGCGGGATCGTGGCCGTGGCGGGGCAGTTCAAGGGCTGGTACTTCGCGGCGTACTCCAT CGCCGCAGGTGTCCTGGTCTGCCTGCTCGAGTATCCCAGGAGCAAGCGGAAAAAGGGCTCCACCATGGAGAGGTG tGGTCAGAAGTACCTGACGGCCGTGGTGAAGCTGTTTGGGCCCCTCACCAGGAATTATTACATCCGAGCCATCCTCCACGCTGC cctggctgtccctgctggttTCCTGCTCTCCACCATCCTGGGCACCGTCTGCCTGGGCATCGCCAGCGGCATCTACCTGCTG gctgcagttcgAGGGGAGGAGTGGAGACCCATCGAGCAGAAGCCCCGGGAGCGGCCACAAGTGGGGGGCACCATCAAGCAGCCCCCCAGCAaccccccgccccggcccccgcccgaCGCCCGCAAGAAGCAGCCGGAGGTGGGGGGGCAGGTGAACCCCATCCCTGTGGAGGTGGAATAA
- the IL17C gene encoding interleukin-17C yields the protein MFPASPTPAAWRGASNTWLMCWLCVAALLAVPGQCRGSRRPGAVSALSLQCFSAAELESGAPAQLLGRSLRWDRHVAVQLVPHLEQLEASAARRLRRHRPRSCPALALRSELHSQLQERSISPWRYRIDEDENRYPRRLAFAECLCSGCVDVKTGRETTSLNSVAIQQEMLVLRRKPCPRSAGQGRFRLEMEYIQVPVGCTCVLPRTVR from the exons ATGTTCCCCGCCAGCCCCACCCCCGCAGCTTGGCGTGGTGCCTCCAACACCTGGCTGATG tgctggctctgtgtcGCGGCGCTGCTGGCGGTGCCGGGGCAGTGTCGGGGGTCGCGCCGTCCCGGCGCTGTCTCTgcgctgtccctgcagtgcttcAGCGCGGCCGAGCTGGAGTCCGGGGCTCCAGCGCAGCTCCTGGGGCGCAGCCTGCGCTGGGATCGCCACGTGGCCGTGCAGCTGGTGCCACATCTGGAACAGCTGGAGGCCAGCGCGGCCCGGCGGCTGCGGCGGCACCGCCCGCGCTCCTGCCCCGCTCTGGCGCTGCGCTCCGAGCtccacagccagctccaggagcGCTCCATCTCCCCGTGGCGATACCG CATCGACGAGGACGAGAACCGCTACCCGCGGCGGCTGGCGTTCGCAGAGTGCCTGTGCAGCGGCTGCGTGGATGTCAAAACCGGCCGGGAGACCACGTCGCTCAACTCGGTGGCGATccagcaggagatgctggtgCTGCGGCGCAAGCCGTGCCCGCGGTCGGCGGGGCAGGGCCGCTTCAGGCTGGAGATGGAATATATCCAGGTGCCCGTGGGCTGCACCTGTGTCCTGCCCCGCACCGTGCGCTGA
- the MVD gene encoding diphosphomevalonate decarboxylase produces MAAERGLAVATCTAPVNIAVIKYWGKRDTDLILPINSSLSVTLHQDQLKTTTTAAASRDFTEDRLWLNGKEADVGHPRVQACLREVRRLARKRRGGGEDTAALSLSYKIHIASENNFPTAAGLASSAAGYACLVSALARLYGLEEELSEVARRGSGSACRSMFGGFVQWQRGERPDGTDSLALQVAPETHWPELRVLVLVVSGEKKPVGSTVGMQTSVETSPLLKHRAEAVVPERLAQMMRHIQERDFEGFGQLAMRDSNQFHATCLDTFPPIFYLTDLSRQIIALAHRYNTHHGHTKVAYTFDAGPNAVIFALADTVAEFVEVVRRSFPPATNGDQFVRGLPVGSAVLSQELVAAVVTEPVPGAVQYILHTKPGPGPQLVDDPSQHLLGADGLPRSRA; encoded by the exons atGGCGGCGGAGCGCGGACTGGCCGTGGCCACCTGTACGGCCCCCGTGAACATCGCCGTCATCAAATACT GGGGCAAGCGTGACACCGACCTCATCCTGCCCATCAACTCCTCCCTGAGCGTGACGCTGCACCAGGACCAG ctcaAGACCACCACGACGGCGGCGGCCAGCCGGGATTTCACCGAGGACCGGCTGTGGCTCAACGGGAAGGAGGCGGATGTGGGGCACCCGCGGGTCCAGGCGTGTCTGCGCGAGG TGCGGCGCCTGGCCCGGAAGCGCCGCGGGGGCGGGGAGGACACGGCCGCGCTCAGCCTTTCCTACAAAATCCACATCGCCTCCGAGAACAACTTCCCCACGGCCGCCGGGCTCGCCTCGTCTGCTGCTGGCTACGCCTGCCTGG TGTCAGCGCTGGCCCGGCTCTatgggctggaggaggagctgtCCGAGGTGGCCCGGCGGGGCTCGGGCAGTGCCTGTCGCAGCATGTTCGGGGGCTTTGTGCAGTGGCAGCGCGGGGAGCGCCCCGATGGCACCGACAGCCTGGCTCTCCAGGTGGCCCCCGAGACGCACTGGCCTGAGCTCCGTGTCCTCGTCCTGGTg GTCAGTGGGGAGAAGAAGCCGGTGGGCAGCACGGTGGGGATGCAGACCAGTGTGGAGACCAGTCCCCTGCTGAAG caccGGGCAGAGGCGGTGGTCCCCGAGCGCCTGGCCCAGATGATGAGGCACATCCAGGAGAGGGACTTTGAGGGCTTTGGCCAGCTGGCCATGAGGGACAGCAACCAGTTCCACGCCACCTGCCTCGACACCTTCCCGCCCATCTTCTACCTCACGGACCTGTCGCGCCAAATCATCGCGCTGGCGCATCGCTACAACACCCACCACGGCCACACCAAG GTCGCCTACACCTTCGATGCTGGCCCCAACGCCGTCATCTTCGCGCTGGCCGACACCGTGGCCGAGTTTGTGGAGGTGGTGAGGCGCAGCTTCCCCCCTGCCACCAACGGGGACCA GTTTGTCCGGGGGCTGCCCGTGGGCTCGGCTGTGCTGTCACAGGAGCTGGTGGCCGCCGTGGTCACCGAGCCGGTGCCAGGGGCTGTCCAGTACATCCTGCACACcaag cctggccctggtcCCCAGCTCGTGGATGACCCCAGCCAGCATCTCTTGGGAGCGGATGGGCTGCCCCGGAGCCGTGCCTGA